From Abditibacteriota bacterium:
AATATCAGCAGGGTCACAGCCCACATCAGAGCCAAGGGGCAGCTCACCCTGAACGTGGTGCCCACCACGGATGACAAGCCCTATTACAAGGACTCAAAGGGCTGCTGGTGGCGCGTGTATGATTTTATCAAGGGCGCCGTGACCTACGAGCTCATCAAGGACAGCAACATGATGTATGAGGCGGGCAAGGCCATAGGCGACTTTTCCCGGCTGCTGTCGGATTTCCCCATAGGCACCCTGTATGAGACCATCCCCCATTTTCACGACACCCCGGCCCGTTTCAAGGCTCTTAAGGCCGCTATCAAGGCCGACAAATTCGGCAGGCTCAAGGCCTGCAAAAAAGAGATAGACTTTATGATGGACCGGGAGCACGAGGTCTCCTTTATGACCGACCTGCAGAAGAAGGGCGAGATACCCACCCGGGTCACCATCAACGACACCAAGATCAACAACGTGATGTTTGACGAAGCGGGCCGGGCTGCCTGCGTGATAGATCTGGACACGGTGATGCCCGGCATCATAGGCAACGACTTCGGCGACGCTGTCCGCATAGGCTGCTGTATGGCGGAGGAGGACGAAAAGGATCTGTCCAAAGTGGTCTTCAACATGGACTATTACGACTCCTTCAGCCGGGGCTTTCTGGAAAGCTGCGGCGGCAGCCTCAACGCCATGGAAAAAGCTACCCTGGCCATGGCCGCCAAGCTGCGCACCTTTGAGGACGGCATCAGGTTTATGACCGACCACCTCTCCGGAGACGTGTATTTCAAGATACACAGAGAAAACCACAATCTGGACCGCTGCCGCACCCAGCTGAAGATGGTGGAGCAGATGGAAGAGCTGCTGGACGCCCGCAAGTCGGCCTTCACCCCCAAAAGAATAAAAAGCATCAAGGAGGCAGAATAATGTACGTAGGAAGAATTGTGATCATAGGCATGGCCCGGGGCAAGGCCTTTGCGGGCTACAGAGTGTCCTCCCGCTCCTTTCCCAACAGGATCGCCGCGCCCGTTCCCGAGGGGATAGCCATCCAGCCTCTGGATCCGGAGGATATGAAGCGCAATCCGTATATTGCCTACAACGCCCTGAGGATATCAAAGGGCGGCATCATCGCCACCAACGGTTCGCACACGGACCCCATCTTTGACGCCCTGGAGGCCGGGGCCTCCCCCGCCTCCGCCCTCAGAACGGTGCTGGAGGAGATGGGCTACGAAAAGGACCACCTGAATACCCCCCGCATAGCCGGCATCATCCGGGGCGGCAAGGGATATCTGGGCATTGTCCGGGATGACGGCTGCGACGTGGAGAGCTTTGACCTGAAGGACGGGTGTTGCAGGATCATCACCACCTACGAGCTCAACCATTTTGACTCAAAGGAATACGCCCTGGATTTTGACACCGCAGACGCCGGCGCCCGCTACGTGGTGGACGGAGGCTGCTTCGGGGAGCTGGAGCTGCCAGTGTGCTCCTGCGTCTGCTTCGGCGGCGAGACTGCCGTCTGCAACCCCCACAAAAAGAACTGAGAACCGAGAGACATGTCCGGCGGGAATGCTTTTCCCGCCGGACATGTTATACAGATACCGCCATGAGATACTATTTCCCCATACTCCTTGCCGCCCTGACGATCCTGCTGGCTGCCGCCTGCGGAGCCGGCTGCCGGATAATAACGGGGGACCTCACCGTCTCCGAGCAAATGGCCGTCAGGGAGCTGCAGAGGTTTATCGGCGAAGCCGGCGAGCAGGTCCCCGAGACCGTGTCCTGCGACAGGGCCGTCCTTGAGGACGGCTGTATAGTGTTCGGCACCTATGGGGCCAACCCCCGTATACGCAAATACGCGCCCTCCGCCGCCGGGCTGGCGGAGGAGGAAAGCCTGACGTGCGAGAAGAATATCGGCGGCCGCCGGGTGTTCTTTGTCTGCGGCGGCGGTCCCCGCGGCGCTGTTTACGCCGCCTACTCCTTTTTGCGGAGCATGGGCTATTGCTTCTTTATAGACGGGTATCAGGCTCCCGGGAGCCTGTCGGAGCATCTGCCCGGGACCCTGCGGGAAAAGCCCGTCTTTGCCAAACGGGGCCTTTTGCCCTGGCACAATTTCCTTGACGGGCCCACCGCCTGGGACCCCGGGGACTACCGGGCCTATATCGACGACCTGCTGAGGACCGGGGGCAATATAGTGGCCTTCCATACCTATGACAGCGAACCCTTTGCCGCCTACAGGGAAGACGGGAAATACCTTATGGGGAGCCGCCTGCTGTCCTCCGCCTCGGCGGTATGGGGGACTGTTCCCACGTCCACCGCCGATTTTGCCTTTGGCACCGGCAGGCTCTTCGACAGAGAGTATTTCGGCGCGGAGACCACTCTCATACCCGACGACGACCGGGCCATAGAGGCGGAGCAGGAGGTGCTGCAGGACGCCTTGCTCTACGCCCGGGCCCGGGGCCTGGAGACCTGCCTGGGCTTTGAGATCGCCGGCGACCCCACCCGGCCGGAGGTGAGGGACGGCTTCATCAGGCGCATCAACAGCCTGCTGGACACCTATCCGGGGCTGGACTATATCGCCCTGTGGCAGCAGGAGACCCAGGGGGCCCAGGGCTTCCCCGAAAGCTACAATCTGCACATCCTGCCGGCAGCCAGAGAGAAGGGCAGCCCCCTGGAGGACTACGGTCTGGAAAGGCAGCAGATATTCAGGCAGGCCGTCTCCGGCGCCAAGGGGCAGCCGCCCTACTATCAGGATACGCCTGCCGGCGCCTTTGCCAGAGCCTGCGAGGGGGCCAGGCTGGAGCAGTTTGCCGAGCTGGCCCTGCTGCAGCTGGCCAAAAGGGAGCGGGCCCCGAGGCTGGTCATGTGCGGCTGGGGCGGAGACCGGCGGCTCATTTCCGCGGAGTATTATCCCGGGCTGGACAGGCTGCTGCCGGAGTCGGTGGTGTTTTCCTCTCTGGATATGATCGAGCCTCAGCCCCGTATAGACACAGGCTACGGCATGGTGTCAAAAAAGAGGGAAAAATGGCCGGTCCTGTGGCTGGAAAACGACGGGGACACCTGGCATCCCCAGCCCCACGTCCATACGCTGGAAGCCGCTCTGAAGGACGCTCAGGACAAGGGCTGCCGGGGGATAATGGGCATTCACTGGGAGACTGCGGACATAGAGGAAGACTGGGACTATATAGTGTCCGTGTGCCGGGACCGGAGCCTGACTGCCGAAAGATACTTTTACGGTCTGGCGCAAAAGGCCTTCCCCGGACCCGGGGAGGAGGTGGCCGGGCTGCTCTCGGCTCTGGACAGCCTGGGCTACCGCTGGGTGGGAGGCGCCGGACAAAACGAATGCGCCCCCTTTGCCTTCGGCCCCGGACCGGAGGAGCAGGAAAACAAGCTGGCGGACATATACGCCCGGCTGCAGGCCGTCGGCGAGCGATACGGCTCCACCTATTCCCTGCGGCGCCTGCTGGCCCGCATAAGGTGGGTGCTGGACTTCAACCAGGCCCAGAGGTCGGCGGTCAGGGGAGAGTATGACGACGCGCTCCTTGCCCGGGCTCTCGATTCCTACGTCCGCCGTATCGCCACCAGAGGCGAATACGGAGTGCTTGCCACCATCAACGCCAAGGCGCTGCCCCTCTGGAAGGGGAGCGGCGGAGGAAAAGAAATAACGCCCGGGGTGATATTCCCCCGGCAGGAGGGCAGCGCCGCAGAGGGGCGGGAGACGCGCTTTGAGTTTATCTGCCCGGGAGAGGCCTCCGCTGTTCTCTGCGCGGACAAGGGGCCGGTGCCTCTGGAGATCGCCGGCTCGGAAAGCTATGTGAAATACGCCCTTGTTCCCGCGGAATACGCCAAGCCTCCCTGCCTGCAGGTCGTCATAAAGACTCCGGAAGGGGAGTTCTGCCGATACAAGACGGTGATGCCCCGGCCGGAACAGCCGGCTCCCTTTTCCCCCGGCCATGCCCGGGGCTCCCTGGTCCTCCGGACCGAAAAGGGAGACGCCTTTTCCCGGCTCATTTGCTGGGACCGGGTGCAGGGAGCGGACTATTATACCGTGACCACTCCCGGCGGAAAAACGGTCTCCACCGCCACTCCCATGTTTCCCTGCCGGGAAAGCGGCGTCTATACCGTGTCGGCAGAGGGGACGGGCCTTTCCGAAAGCATAAGGGTCGAGACAGACCCGGGCTCGGGGAAGGCCAGAGTCCGGCTCCGCGCCGACGCCGGGGGAGCGCTGCTGACGCTCTCCGCCTCCCGGACCCCCCGGGAGTACAAAATAGCGTTCAGGGGCAGGAGCGGCGCCCGCGAATGGACCCTGCCCGGCAGCGCCGGGGAGTTCCGGCACAGGCCGGAGGAGCCGGGAGAATATACGGTGACCCCGGTGTTTGCCGACGGAGAGGGTAGGCCCGCCTCGGCAAAATGCTCCCGCGCCTACCCGCCGCCGGCGGAAAAGCTGGCCGTTACCCCTGACATGGTCCGGGCTGCCGGCGGCTCCGCCGGCAGCGACGGGCGTCTGATATTCGACGGAGGATACTTTACCCTGCCCGAAGACCCCTGCATGGATATGGGGGACGGCTTCGGGCTCTCCCTGTCCTTCAGGCCCGCGTCCGCCGAGGGCATGCCGGTCCTGCTCTCAAAAGGGATCTTTCAGGACAGGGGCTGGTTTTTGCAGATACTGGAAAACCGTCTGATCTTCCGCACCTCCGGCGGCGATCTGACCGGTCCCCCCGTCGAACCGGGCCGCCTTTATCGGGTGCGGGTGGAGATAAACGGGGGCCTGGGAGTCCTGTATATAGACGGGGAGGCGTATTCCTCCGCCCACATAGCCGCCGTCACGCCCCTGCCGGGACCTCTGACCCTGGGGACCTACAACGTCAGGGAGCCTCAGTTCATTTTCAGGGGAGAGATGGAAAGAATCGTTTTCTGGGGAACAGGCGCGGAATAAGGGGACAGGCCGGATATTAAGGAAAATAGTTTTTTTTGTAAAAATGATGCGTGTTAAACGAAGTATGGTATAATATAATTGTTCATGAGGGAACAGAGGCGATCCTCAAGGCAGACAGCCGGATCGTGAATGCTTGTCAAAGGAGAACGATATGAAACGAATAATACCTGCGATCATACTTGTGTGCCTGGCGATACTGTCATGGGCCTTGTTCTGCGGCTGCAGCAGATCTGCCCGGGCCGCGGAAACGGCGCGGGAGGCGGAGGCCCCTGTGAAAATGTCTATGGTCCCGGAGAACCCGGCAGCGGAGGCCGGGGCCGCGCAGGCTGTGTCTGCGCTGTCGAAAATGTCGGGCGGCAGAATGCCGGGATACGGGGCGCCGGTGCCCAAGCCGGCCGCGTCAAAGCGGCCCTCCTACGTCCCCCTGATGGAAAGAAAAGACGTCCTGGAAGCCTTTGAGGCCCACAAAGGCAATTTCTTTATCACCGCGGGTGAAAACGGCTGGGAGTCCTCCCGGGACTTTGAGCTCCCGGAAATAGTGCGCTCCGACCGGCGCCGCCCCGATTTCAGGGTGTATTCCGTCCGTTCGGTGATATGGGGCGGGCTGGAAAGAAACACCTTGGAGCTGAAGGGCGTTTCCACCCAGTGGCGGCCCGAGGGCCCCGACTTTATCCGCGTGAAGGATCCCTATGACAGCGAGGACAGCGATCACTTTGCGTGGCTGTATCTGGATCCGTCCTCCGGCTTTCGGGAGACCCTGAACAAAAAGACGGAGGAGCCTCTGAAGGACGGCCTGACCCTGACCCGCCTGGATATAGAAAAAGAGGCGCGGAAATACACGGAGGATCACGACGGCAGCGTGCCCGGTGACTTCATCGTATTCCAGGGACAATACAAGTCCGATCTGGAGCTCCTCACGGACGGGGCCGGCAGGCTGCTGTGGATATCTTCCACAGACAGGCTGCTCTCCGCCGAAAAGCAGGGGGACAGATACGCGCTGCTGACCACCAAGGGAGTCGCGTTTGTTTACCCCGGCAGCGGCGGGTCCGCAGCCGTTGATCTGTATGACCAGCCGCTGTTCCCTTCGCTGAACAGAGGGAGCGCGCCGGTCCTCGGGATCAAAAGCGGCCGGCTGCTGAAGGATGACGTGGCCCGCGTCGAATACGACAGCGGACTGGTGGTCCACTGGCGGCTGATCGAAAAGTATTCCGACCACAAAAACAACGCCGACAAAGGCCGGTTTCCCTACGCCGCCATCCTGTGGCACAACGGCAAGGCCGACATAAACGAAACCCACCTGGCCTGGGATCACGACCCGGACACTGCCCGGGAGCCGGCGTATAAGTGACGGAACCGCCGCAACAAACAGCAAACATATTTCAATGAGGGACCGGCGCCCCGCTCTCACAAAGGTCCGAAGCGGTATTTACGGCGGAACTTGCGTGACAGCGCAATCGTATAGTATAATAGTATAAAAAGTATGTAATATAGCGCAACAGGATCGGGTCCCCGGCGCAAATACCGGGACCGATAATACACTTCTATGGAGACCTGTATGACAAAAATATCTGTGATCCTCATCCTTGTATGCGTGGCTATACTGTCCTTATTGACCTTGGCCGGCGGTACTCGCAATGCCGCCTCTTCTGAGGATATACGGCAGTTAGCGGTGGCCACGCCGCCCATAGTCTGTCCGTCTCAGCCGGCCGCTCCTCCCCGTCAGCCGAAAAGGTGGGAGATCAAGAACGATTCGCCCCTTGAGCGCATGGGGAACCAGATCCCTGAGGAGCATCTTGCTGACAAAA
This genomic window contains:
- a CDS encoding aminoglycoside phosphotransferase family protein, whose protein sequence is MMDKQMEEVLGAWGLAEICTQCYPFGNGHINDTYCVECVTDKYVLQRINHLVFTRPDQVMDNISRVTAHIRAKGQLTLNVVPTTDDKPYYKDSKGCWWRVYDFIKGAVTYELIKDSNMMYEAGKAIGDFSRLLSDFPIGTLYETIPHFHDTPARFKALKAAIKADKFGRLKACKKEIDFMMDREHEVSFMTDLQKKGEIPTRVTINDTKINNVMFDEAGRAACVIDLDTVMPGIIGNDFGDAVRIGCCMAEEDEKDLSKVVFNMDYYDSFSRGFLESCGGSLNAMEKATLAMAAKLRTFEDGIRFMTDHLSGDVYFKIHRENHNLDRCRTQLKMVEQMEELLDARKSAFTPKRIKSIKEAE
- a CDS encoding IMP cyclohydrolase; amino-acid sequence: MYVGRIVIIGMARGKAFAGYRVSSRSFPNRIAAPVPEGIAIQPLDPEDMKRNPYIAYNALRISKGGIIATNGSHTDPIFDALEAGASPASALRTVLEEMGYEKDHLNTPRIAGIIRGGKGYLGIVRDDGCDVESFDLKDGCCRIITTYELNHFDSKEYALDFDTADAGARYVVDGGCFGELELPVCSCVCFGGETAVCNPHKKN